One Rosa chinensis cultivar Old Blush chromosome 3, RchiOBHm-V2, whole genome shotgun sequence DNA window includes the following coding sequences:
- the LOC112195384 gene encoding receptor-like protein kinase FERONIA yields MKCLLFVFLCFTSAIHFILAANYIPSEKILLNCGGPPESTDPDGLKWTSDIGSKFASGPNSTTSPAATQDPSVPQIPFMTARVFHSDYTYKFPVASGRMFVRLFFYPASYAGLNASGAVFSVMVESYTVLKNFSVVQTTEALDYAYVTKEFIVNVEGESLDVTFKPSGSGLNAYAFVNGIEIVSMPDIYSSTDGAMIVGQSTPYTIDNSTALENVYRLNVGGKDISPSQDTGLLRSWYDDTPYLFGAAFGVPEFADNNMSIAYPKTMPTYVAPADVYSTARSMGPNNSINLNYNLTWIFSIDSGFSYLVRLHFCEVAAVITKLNQRVFDIYLNNQTAESAFDVAGITEGNGIPLYRDYVVIVPNGSPQEDLWLALHPEPTDKPQYYDAILNGVEIFKINDSTGNLGGPNPIPRPIQENIDPSKARPGSGHGKSKSDNQKAIIAGGVSGGIVLALVLGFFAICVSRRRRQPKDSSASEGPSGWLPLSLYSQSASSAKTNTTRSCASSLPSNLCRHFSFAEIKAATNNFEEARLLGVGGFGKVYKGDIDGGTTKVAIKRGNPLSDQGVHEFQTEIEMLSKLRHRHLVSLIGYCEDNSEMILVYDYMAFGTLREHLYKTQKPPLPWKQRLEICIGAARGLHYLHTGAKHTIIHRDVKTTNILLDEKWVAKVSDFGLSKTGPTLDNTHVSTVVKGSFGYLDPEYFRRQQLTDKSDVYSFGVVLFEILCARPALNPTLPKEQVSLAEWAAHCHKKGMLDQILDPYLKGKITPECFRKFAETAMKCVSDQSIDRPSMGDVLWNLEFALQLQESAEETGKGIGMDMEEEPFMACKGKKDLDASPGFDGNVTDSRSSGISMSIGGRSLASDDSDGLTPSAVFSQIMNPKGR; encoded by the coding sequence ATGAAGTGTctcttgtttgtttttctttgctttACTTCCGCAATCCATTTCATTCTCGCTGCCAATTACATCCCATCTGAAAAAATCTTGCTAAACTGCGGCGGTCCGCCGGAGTCCACCGATCCCGATGGCCTGAAATGGACATCGGATATCGGCTCCAAGTTTGCCTCCGGCCCAAACTCCACCACTTCCCCTGCTGCAACTCAAGACCCTTCAGTCCCTCAAATTCCTTTCATGACTGCCAGGGTCTTTCATTCTGATTACACTTACAAATTTCCGGTCGCCTCCGGCCGGATGTTTGTTCGTCTTTTCTTTTATCCGGCTTCCTACGCCGGACTCAATGCCTCCGGTGCTGTCTTTTCTGTCATGGTTGAGTCCTATACTGTTCTCAAAAACTTCAGTGTTGTCCAGACCACTGAGGCTTTGGATTATGCTTATGTTACCAAGGAGTTTATTGTCAATGTTGAAGGAGAGTCTCTGGATGTCACTTTTAAGCCCTCTGGTAGTGGCTTGAATGCGTATGCCTTTGTGAATGGGATCGAGATTGTGTCCATGCCAGATATCTATAGTTCTACCGATGGTGCTATGATTGTGGGACAATCGACTCCTTACACCATTGATAATAGCACGGCACTGGAGAATGTTTATCGGTTGAATGTGGGTGGAAAAGATATATCGCCGAGTCAGGATACTGGTCTGCTTAGGTCTTGGTATGATGACACTCCTTATCTGTTTGGAGCAGCCTTTGGAGTTCCGGAGTTTGCTGATAACAATATGTCCATTGCTTACCCTAAGACCATGCCTACTTACGTTGCACCAGCTGATGTCTATTCCACAGCCAGGTCTATGGGGCCGAATAACAGCATCAATCTCAACTACAATTTGACTTGGATTTTTTCAATTGATTCTGGATTTTCATACCTTGTGAGGCTACATTTCTGTGAGGTTGCTGCAGTCATAACCAAGCTGAATCAGAGAGTGTTTGATATCTATCTCAATAATCAAACCGCCGAGTCTGCGTTTGACGTTGCTGGAATTACAGAAGGGAATGGAATTCCGCTGTACAGAGATTATGTGGTAATAGTTCCAAATGGGAGCCCGCAGGAGGATCTATGGCTTGCACTGCATCCAGAGCCTACTGATAAGCCACAGTACTACGATGCAATCCTAAATGGGGTCGAGATTTTCAAGATCAATGATTCTACTGGCAATCTTGGAGGGCCTAATCCCATTCCCCGTCCCATCCAGGAGAACATTGATCCATCGAAGGCTAGACCTGGATCAGGTCATGGCAAGAGTAAGAGTGATAACCAGAAAGCAATTATTGCCGGGGGAGTTAGTGGTGGAATTGTCTTGGCCCTTGTCCTTGGTTTCTTTGCTATTTGCGTGTCACGCCGCCGTAGACAACCGAAGGACTCAAGTGCAAGTGAAGGGCCATCTGGTTGGCTCCCTCTGTCTTTGTATTCACAATCTGCAAGTTCTGCCAAGACAAACACAACACGAAGTTGTGCTTCCTCCCTCCCATCAAACCTCTGTCGTCACTTCTCATTTGCTGAGATCAAAGCAGCCACTAACAACTTTGAAGAGGCTCGACTCCTTGGGGTGGGAGGTTTTGGAAAAGTATACAAGGGTGACATTGATGGTGGAACAACCAAAGTAGCCATTAAGCGTGGAAACCCACTCTCTGATCAAGGTGTGCATGAATTTCAGACTGAGATTGAAATGCTCTCAAAGCTTCGTCATCGTCATCTTGTTTCACTGATTGGCTACTGTGAAGATAACTCTGAAATGATTCTTGTATACGATTACATGGCTTTTGGAACTCTGCGTGAGCATCTGTACAAGACCCAAAAGCCGCCACTCCCCTGGAAGCAAAGGCTTGAGATTTGCATTGGAGCTGCTCGTGGTTTACACTACCTTCATACTGGTGCCAAGCACACAATCATCCACAGAGATGTTAAGACAACTAACATTCTGTTAGATGAAAAGTGGGTTGCAAAGGTCTCAGACTTCGGCTTGTCCAAAACAGGTCCTACATTGGATAACACTCATGTCAGCACTGTTGTCAAAGGTAGCTTTGGGTATCTGGATCCGGAGTACTTTAGGCGGCAACAGCTGACTGATAAGTCTGACGTGTATTCGTTCGGAGTTGTCCTTTTTGAGATCTTATGTGCTCGCCCAGCCTTGAACCCCACGCTTCCAAAGGAGCAAGTGAGCTTAGCAGAGTGGGCTGCACATTGCCACAAGAAAGGCATGCTTGATCAGATCCTCGATCCTTATCTCAAGGGGAAGATCACACCTGAATGTTTCAGAAAGTTTGCAGAGACAGCAATGAAGTGTGTGTCAGACCAGAGCATTGACAGGCCATCAATGGGAGATGTTCTCTGGAACCTGGAGTTTGCATTGCAGCTACAGGAGAGTGCAGAAGAGACTGGCAAGGGTATTGGAATGGACATGGAGGAAGAGCCCTTCATGGCCTGTAAAGGGAAGAAGGACCTGGATGCATCACCAGGGTTCGATGGCAATGTAACAGACTCGAGGAGCAGTGGCATCAGCATGAGCATAGGTGGTCGCAGCCTGGCTAGTGACGATTCTGATGGACTGACACCAAGTGCTGTGTTCTCACAGATCATGAACCCAAAGGGACGTTGA